A single region of the Streptomyces sp. NBC_01803 genome encodes:
- a CDS encoding STAS domain-containing protein gives MPVLPSLNLYRRDCGYQTTITLAGELDLHEAPALRVMVGDCLREGIRAIDIDLTTLAFCDVSGLNALLAAAERTASAGGLLRLHHPTPPMARLLNLSGTGFLLRTPHTAPACPRVPDPMAAARPRQVAS, from the coding sequence ATGCCTGTTCTGCCCAGCTTGAACCTCTACCGGCGCGACTGCGGATACCAGACAACGATCACCCTGGCGGGTGAGCTCGACTTGCACGAGGCGCCTGCGCTGCGCGTGATGGTCGGGGACTGCCTGCGCGAGGGAATCCGCGCCATCGACATCGACCTGACCACCCTGGCGTTCTGCGACGTCAGCGGCCTCAACGCCCTCCTGGCCGCCGCCGAGCGAACCGCCTCGGCAGGGGGCCTCCTTCGCCTGCACCATCCAACTCCCCCGATGGCCCGGCTCCTGAACCTGAGCGGCACGGGCTTCCTCCTCCGCACACCGCACACCGCACCCGCCTGTCCCCGGGTTCCGGATCCCATGGCCGCCGCGCGTCCCAGACAGGTGGCCTCATGA
- a CDS encoding GAF and ANTAR domain-containing protein, with protein MISDSMARILRVLQPTEGSDTIADVVTAAGARAMGVDGLAVSLVTEGDLAELLWCSDATTRRFEDLQFTLGQGPGPDAIRTGAMVWAPDLAQVPLARWPALVMEAPALDTRAVFCFPMSIGAINVGVLTAVRRTPGPMTAQQTDDATILAAALTARCLGSSTPQPGTPFPADSPHSLQHAVVHQATGMLSVQLALTLPQALLRLRAHAYGSGRSITDISQDVVDRRLHLDPGGNSTPPTAEDKD; from the coding sequence GTGATCAGCGACAGCATGGCCCGGATCCTGCGCGTGCTGCAGCCCACAGAGGGGTCCGACACCATCGCCGACGTTGTCACCGCGGCCGGCGCCCGGGCCATGGGCGTGGACGGCCTCGCGGTCTCCCTGGTCACCGAGGGCGATCTCGCCGAGCTCCTGTGGTGCTCTGACGCCACGACGCGCCGCTTCGAGGACCTGCAGTTCACCCTCGGGCAAGGGCCGGGCCCCGACGCGATCCGCACCGGGGCGATGGTGTGGGCACCAGACCTCGCCCAGGTTCCCTTAGCCCGCTGGCCCGCCCTGGTCATGGAGGCCCCCGCCCTGGACACCCGCGCCGTCTTCTGCTTCCCCATGAGCATCGGCGCCATCAACGTCGGCGTTCTGACCGCCGTACGCCGCACCCCCGGACCGATGACCGCCCAGCAGACCGACGATGCCACGATCCTGGCCGCCGCGCTCACCGCCCGCTGCCTGGGCAGCAGCACACCGCAGCCAGGCACCCCGTTCCCGGCGGACTCCCCCCACTCTCTCCAGCACGCGGTGGTCCACCAGGCAACCGGCATGCTCAGCGTCCAACTCGCCCTGACTCTGCCCCAAGCCCTGCTGCGGCTGCGCGCGCACGCCTACGGCAGCGGGCGTTCCATCACCGACATCTCACAGGACGTGGTGGACCGGCGCCTTCACCTGGACCCAGGCGGCAACAGCACGCCCCCGACCGCCGAAGACAAGGACTGA
- a CDS encoding GAF and ANTAR domain-containing protein produces the protein MTREQRMTEVFVEVADSLTDDFDLIDFLQQLSVRCVELLNVAAVGILLADTHGTLQTMAASDEHTRLLELFALQHDQGPCVDCYHSGQARTNISLADPETTARWPQFVARATETGFVATNVIPLRLRGRIIGALALFQTDPAPLSDQDITLAQALADIATIAILQQRTLDHSQVERAQLQHALTSRIVLEQVKGILAERWHVSLDDAFATFRGYARAHNLQLASLAREIARGTFDTTAIPHPNRTTSWN, from the coding sequence ATGACCCGCGAACAGCGCATGACCGAGGTCTTCGTGGAAGTCGCCGACTCCCTGACCGACGACTTCGACCTCATCGACTTCCTCCAGCAACTCTCGGTGCGCTGCGTGGAACTGCTGAACGTGGCCGCGGTCGGCATCCTGCTGGCCGACACCCACGGCACCCTGCAGACCATGGCGGCCTCCGACGAGCACACCCGGCTGCTGGAACTCTTCGCCCTGCAACACGACCAGGGCCCCTGCGTGGACTGCTACCACAGCGGCCAGGCCCGCACCAACATCAGCCTTGCCGACCCCGAAACCACCGCGCGCTGGCCTCAGTTCGTCGCCCGCGCCACGGAAACCGGGTTCGTGGCCACCAACGTGATCCCGCTGCGGCTGCGCGGCCGGATCATCGGAGCCCTCGCCCTGTTCCAGACCGACCCCGCCCCCCTCAGCGACCAGGACATCACCCTGGCCCAAGCCCTCGCGGACATCGCCACCATCGCCATCCTCCAGCAGCGCACCCTGGACCACAGCCAAGTCGAGCGCGCCCAACTCCAGCACGCCCTGACCAGCCGCATCGTCCTGGAACAGGTCAAGGGCATCCTCGCGGAACGCTGGCACGTCTCCCTGGACGACGCCTTCGCCACTTTCCGCGGCTACGCCCGCGCCCACAACCTCCAGCTCGCCTCGCTGGCCCGCGAGATCGCACGCGGCACCTTTGACACCACTGCGATCCCACACCCCAACCGCACAACATCGTGGAACTGA
- a CDS encoding transglycosylase SLT domain-containing protein: MPATSTHGLRSTVSRKVSMAGVAAAGAAALAFSIIPSPATAAEPATTETTTSVTSTAEADSFTLNTLSDAISGKRAPLQTQAAEADKQAEATYPDTLDGWIREALDIMKKHDIPGTYEGIHRNIMRESSGDPHAINTWDINAINGIPSKGLLQVIQPTFDTYHVDGTANDPYDPVANIVAACNYAADRYGSMDNVDSAY; the protein is encoded by the coding sequence ATGCCCGCGACCAGCACCCATGGCCTTCGCTCGACCGTGAGCCGCAAGGTCTCGATGGCCGGCGTCGCCGCCGCAGGCGCTGCCGCCCTGGCTTTCTCGATCATCCCCAGCCCCGCCACCGCCGCCGAGCCGGCGACGACCGAGACCACTACCTCCGTGACGTCCACCGCCGAGGCCGACAGCTTCACGCTCAACACGCTCAGCGACGCCATCAGCGGAAAGCGCGCGCCCCTCCAGACCCAGGCGGCCGAAGCCGACAAGCAGGCCGAGGCCACCTACCCGGACACCCTCGACGGCTGGATCCGCGAGGCCCTGGACATCATGAAGAAGCACGACATCCCCGGCACCTACGAGGGCATCCACCGCAACATCATGCGCGAGTCCAGCGGCGACCCCCACGCCATCAACACCTGGGACATCAACGCCATCAACGGCATCCCCTCCAAGGGACTCCTCCAGGTCATACAGCCCACCTTCGACACCTACCACGTCGACGGCACCGCCAACGACCCCTACGACCCGGTCGCCAACATCGTCGCCGCCTGCAACTACGCCGCCGATCGCTACGGCTCCATGGACAACGTCGACAGCGCGTACTGA
- a CDS encoding C40 family peptidase: MASHRRPKQPSRARVTIFGATAAATVAITSQSAQAEPEPTIEEVQDEVDRLYEEAEAVTEEYNGAKEQEEQLQAEVDDLQDSTARGQEELNELRSGVGSVASAQYRNGGIDPSLHLFLSADPDAYLDQASTLDQVSGKQAETLRLIEDRQRNLDQQRQEATDKLAELEELRGRLSDQKETIQDKLNEAQSLLNQLTEEEQARLAAQEQAEADRAAEAARADRSDDRADFVDVPGSSRGSAALSAAATKLGSPYVWGATGPSSFDCSGLTSWAYAQAGVSLPRTSQSQAGVGTRVGMSELAPGDLVFFYSDLHHVGLYAGNGQVIHAPRPGSVVEYISINAMPFQFGTRVG, translated from the coding sequence GTGGCGTCCCACCGTCGTCCCAAGCAGCCCAGCCGGGCCCGCGTGACCATTTTCGGCGCCACCGCAGCCGCTACTGTCGCGATCACCTCCCAATCCGCCCAGGCGGAGCCCGAGCCGACCATCGAAGAGGTGCAGGACGAGGTCGACCGGCTGTACGAGGAGGCCGAGGCGGTCACCGAGGAGTACAACGGGGCGAAGGAGCAGGAGGAGCAGCTCCAGGCCGAGGTGGACGATCTGCAGGATTCCACCGCGCGTGGCCAGGAGGAGCTGAACGAGCTGCGCTCGGGCGTCGGTTCGGTGGCGTCGGCCCAGTACCGCAACGGTGGTATCGACCCGTCGCTGCACCTCTTCCTCTCCGCCGACCCCGACGCCTATCTCGACCAGGCGTCCACGCTGGACCAGGTGAGCGGCAAGCAGGCCGAGACGCTGCGGCTGATCGAGGACCGGCAGCGCAACCTGGACCAGCAGCGCCAGGAGGCCACCGACAAGCTCGCCGAGCTGGAGGAGCTGCGCGGCCGGCTCAGCGACCAGAAGGAAACGATCCAGGACAAGCTGAACGAGGCGCAGTCGCTCCTCAACCAGCTCACCGAGGAGGAGCAGGCCAGGCTCGCCGCCCAGGAGCAGGCGGAGGCCGATCGCGCCGCCGAGGCCGCGCGCGCCGACCGTTCCGACGACCGCGCCGACTTCGTCGACGTCCCCGGCTCCTCCCGCGGCTCGGCGGCGCTCTCCGCCGCCGCCACCAAGCTCGGCTCGCCCTACGTCTGGGGCGCCACCGGCCCCAGCTCCTTCGACTGCTCGGGCCTGACCTCCTGGGCCTACGCCCAGGCCGGCGTCTCCCTGCCGCGCACCTCGCAGTCCCAGGCCGGCGTCGGCACCCGGGTGGGCATGAGCGAACTCGCCCCCGGCGACCTGGTGTTCTTCTACAGCGACCTGCACCACGTCGGTCTCTACGCCGGCAACGGCCAGGTGATCCATGCCCCGCGGCCCGGCTCCGTCGTGGAGTACATCTCCATCAACGCCATGCCGTTCCAGTTCGGCACGCGGGTCGGCTGA
- a CDS encoding MarR family winged helix-turn-helix transcriptional regulator, producing MGKDRVTDDPAVFQETMGTFIRAFGLHQPELTPHGQPIPVSEAHALGELAREGELRQVELARRLRLVKSTVSRLVGQLAARGWVERSSARADGRGVVLRLTPAGQRAAEELATARRERFSRLLGSIPEHERAGVLHSLGVLVEALDE from the coding sequence ATGGGGAAGGATCGTGTGACCGACGACCCGGCCGTCTTCCAGGAGACGATGGGGACCTTCATCCGCGCCTTCGGGCTGCACCAGCCGGAGTTGACGCCGCACGGTCAGCCGATCCCGGTCTCCGAGGCACATGCCCTGGGCGAGCTGGCCCGCGAAGGGGAGCTGCGGCAGGTCGAGTTGGCCCGACGGCTGCGCCTGGTGAAGAGCACGGTCAGCCGCCTGGTGGGGCAGCTCGCCGCCCGTGGGTGGGTGGAGCGATCCTCGGCCCGCGCTGACGGACGCGGTGTCGTGTTGCGGCTCACGCCCGCCGGGCAGCGGGCCGCTGAGGAGTTGGCGACCGCGCGACGGGAGCGGTTCAGCCGACTGCTCGGATCGATTCCGGAGCACGAACGGGCGGGCGTGCTCCACTCCCTTGGCGTCCTCGTCGAGGCGCTGGACGAGTGA
- a CDS encoding DUF6153 family protein yields the protein MSSQRPSAASPVRAGAGPTLMALAVLIGLMAMHGLAPGTATPYAPSGTEHAMASAAATGAQPDVEHAHPGQGGHAEHADAECAAGGVASAPPLSPPPLAVLPPGTASPPLTRSFVDEPGGGRAPPSLSELQLLRI from the coding sequence ATGTCATCGCAGCGCCCGTCCGCCGCCTCGCCCGTCCGGGCGGGCGCCGGGCCGACGCTGATGGCGCTCGCCGTCCTCATCGGCCTGATGGCCATGCACGGGCTCGCGCCCGGTACCGCCACACCGTACGCGCCGTCGGGGACCGAGCACGCGATGGCCTCCGCCGCCGCCACGGGCGCTCAGCCCGATGTCGAGCACGCGCACCCGGGGCAGGGCGGGCACGCGGAACACGCCGACGCGGAATGCGCGGCCGGCGGTGTGGCCTCCGCCCCGCCGCTCAGCCCCCCGCCACTCGCCGTCCTGCCGCCCGGCACCGCGAGCCCGCCGCTCACGCGCTCCTTCGTGGACGAGCCCGGCGGGGGACGGGCCCCGCCATCCCTGAGCGAACTGCAACTCCTGCGCATTTAG
- a CDS encoding DUF305 domain-containing protein, protein MKHSHRSAVRLATAAGAVTIALALTACGSDGGGHDEDSSAPSGSSTTPAEDGEQNAADISFAQGMIPHHQQAVEMADLALDQTTSDEVRTLAEQIRAAQAPEIETLSGWLAAWGEAIPEEGMDHSDHDMGGDMDMDGMMSAEDMTELENASGTAFDTAFLEMMIEHHRGAVEMAETEQADGSYRPALDMAEDIISSQTAEIGAMNELLGEG, encoded by the coding sequence ATGAAGCATTCCCACCGTTCCGCCGTGCGCCTCGCCACCGCCGCGGGCGCCGTCACCATCGCGCTGGCACTGACCGCCTGCGGGAGCGACGGCGGCGGCCACGACGAAGACAGCTCCGCGCCCAGCGGGTCCAGCACGACTCCCGCCGAGGACGGAGAGCAGAACGCGGCCGACATCTCGTTCGCCCAGGGGATGATCCCGCACCACCAGCAGGCCGTGGAGATGGCCGACCTCGCTCTGGACCAGACGACCTCGGACGAGGTGCGGACGCTGGCGGAGCAGATCCGGGCCGCGCAGGCCCCGGAGATCGAGACCCTGTCCGGCTGGCTCGCCGCGTGGGGCGAGGCGATCCCCGAGGAGGGGATGGATCACTCGGACCACGACATGGGCGGCGACATGGACATGGACGGGATGATGTCCGCCGAGGACATGACGGAGCTGGAGAACGCTTCCGGCACGGCCTTCGACACCGCCTTCCTGGAGATGATGATCGAACACCACCGAGGCGCGGTCGAGATGGCCGAGACCGAGCAGGCCGACGGCTCCTACCGGCCCGCGCTGGACATGGCGGAGGACATCATCTCTTCCCAGACCGCCGAGATCGGCGCCATGAACGAGCTCCTCGGCGAGGGCTGA
- a CDS encoding ROK family transcriptional regulator produces MSSETVVGGFRQVVGGSAAPGTVAENTRAVVFAELLTGGPASRTELSQRLGLSQSTLTRAVNPLIERGYLREVGVRSSSGGRPQRIVAVTRERHFVVGVKLAPRAVTAVLTDLEATVVARSGLPVATDAGPAEVLALAGQAASYLLRAHAPSADRLLGVGVGLGGHVDASRGWCVHSGVMGWDGVDVAGPLSTALELPVVVNNDANGLLVAERWFGAGRDCESLAVVTVGAGIGCGLMLRGELFTGTTGLAGELGHIPVLPGGPVCSCGNTGCLEAVASDGAVLAAIERATGLPSATIADALVRARAGERAVLTAFEEMGAALGRAMATLCNLVNPGKLVLTGEGLIAWDLFGPACREALAVHGFSTAASDCELVTHPADDDLWARGAACLAIREAVQATR; encoded by the coding sequence ATGTCCTCGGAAACTGTCGTGGGGGGATTCCGCCAGGTCGTGGGGGGATCCGCAGCACCGGGCACAGTCGCCGAGAACACACGAGCCGTGGTGTTCGCCGAGCTGCTGACGGGCGGACCGGCCTCCCGGACCGAGCTGTCCCAGCGGTTGGGCCTGTCCCAGTCGACCTTGACGCGTGCCGTCAACCCGTTGATCGAGCGCGGCTACCTCCGGGAGGTCGGCGTGCGGTCGTCCTCCGGTGGCCGCCCGCAGCGGATCGTGGCTGTGACGCGGGAACGGCACTTTGTGGTGGGAGTGAAGCTGGCCCCGCGCGCCGTGACGGCCGTCCTCACCGATCTGGAGGCGACCGTCGTGGCCCGCAGCGGGCTGCCGGTGGCAACGGACGCCGGTCCCGCCGAGGTGTTGGCGCTCGCCGGACAGGCCGCCTCCTATCTGCTGCGGGCCCACGCGCCTTCGGCGGACCGGCTGCTGGGTGTGGGGGTCGGCCTGGGCGGGCATGTCGACGCGTCCCGGGGTTGGTGCGTCCACTCCGGGGTCATGGGGTGGGACGGCGTCGACGTGGCCGGTCCGCTGTCGACGGCGCTGGAGCTGCCCGTCGTGGTGAACAACGACGCGAACGGGCTGCTGGTGGCGGAGCGTTGGTTCGGCGCGGGCCGGGACTGCGAGTCGCTGGCGGTGGTGACGGTCGGCGCGGGCATCGGCTGCGGGCTGATGCTTCGGGGCGAGCTCTTCACCGGGACGACCGGACTGGCCGGGGAGCTGGGTCACATCCCGGTGCTGCCCGGCGGGCCGGTGTGCTCGTGCGGGAACACGGGGTGTCTGGAGGCGGTGGCCTCCGATGGCGCGGTGCTGGCCGCGATCGAGCGGGCCACCGGCCTGCCCAGCGCCACGATCGCCGATGCGCTGGTGCGGGCCCGGGCGGGGGAGCGGGCGGTGCTGACGGCCTTCGAGGAGATGGGCGCGGCCCTGGGGCGGGCCATGGCGACGCTGTGCAATCTGGTCAACCCGGGAAAGCTGGTGCTGACCGGGGAGGGACTTATCGCCTGGGACCTCTTCGGCCCGGCGTGCCGCGAGGCGCTGGCTGTCCACGGTTTCTCCACCGCGGCCAGTGACTGCGAGCTGGTGACGCATCCGGCGGACGACGACTTGTGGGCCCGCGGCGCGGCCTGTCTGGCGATCCGGGAAGCGGTCCAGGCCACCCGCTGA
- a CDS encoding dihydrofolate reductase family protein: MRIVIIAFISLDGVVQAPGGPKEDTDGGFAHGGWSHPFFDPEIVGGAFDDAMTGAEALLFGRRTWQTMAAAWPARAGDPFADRMNAIPKYVVSQTLGDDQLTWHNTTRIPGEEAVARIQKLRESDGGDLLVMGSPTLVRTLLGEGLVDELRLMIEPVLLGGGKTIFPDDGGLRTLELVSTVTSPAGVQVSTYRPATEK, from the coding sequence ATGCGCATCGTGATCATCGCGTTCATCAGCCTGGACGGCGTGGTGCAGGCGCCGGGGGGACCCAAGGAGGACACCGACGGCGGCTTCGCCCACGGCGGCTGGTCGCACCCGTTCTTCGATCCGGAGATCGTGGGCGGTGCCTTCGACGACGCGATGACCGGCGCCGAGGCGCTGCTGTTCGGTCGCCGCACCTGGCAGACCATGGCCGCGGCGTGGCCCGCGCGGGCCGGCGACCCGTTCGCCGACCGGATGAACGCCATCCCGAAGTACGTCGTGTCCCAGACCCTGGGCGACGACCAGCTGACGTGGCACAACACCACCCGCATCCCCGGCGAGGAGGCCGTCGCCCGCATCCAGAAGCTGCGCGAGAGCGACGGCGGCGACCTGCTGGTCATGGGCAGCCCCACCCTGGTGCGCACCCTGCTGGGCGAGGGCCTGGTCGATGAACTCCGCCTCATGATCGAGCCGGTGCTCCTCGGCGGCGGCAAGACGATCTTCCCCGACGACGGTGGGCTCCGGACGCTCGAATTGGTCTCCACCGTCACCAGCCCCGCCGGCGTGCAGGTTTCCACCTACCGACCGGCCACCGAGAAGTAG
- a CDS encoding class I SAM-dependent methyltransferase, with protein MTPSSSDSARISPTAHYTGYVWARHGVGAREFATSQGRLAWYGLRPLMAASRAFGGPTLEGLLLARHRVMDHLLTEEITSGRVGQVLELAAGMSPRGRSFATRFGDRITYVEADLPGMAERKRRTLARMGPSAGRHLVEAVDVLEESGPLSLAELSGRLDPERGLAVITEGLLSYLEPAALTTLWTRIAQLTGRFPHGVYLSDLHLGQENSGPLESATKRVISTVVRGRLHFPYTAATDAEAALRGAGFATATLHRPAEFRDILPGVDGPGADRVRIIEARAPKP; from the coding sequence ATGACACCCTCATCGAGCGATTCCGCCAGGATCAGCCCCACGGCCCACTACACGGGGTACGTGTGGGCGCGCCACGGCGTCGGGGCTCGCGAGTTCGCCACCTCGCAGGGCCGCCTGGCGTGGTATGGGCTGAGGCCGCTGATGGCGGCCAGCAGAGCCTTCGGAGGTCCCACGCTCGAAGGGCTGCTGCTGGCCCGGCACCGGGTGATGGACCATCTGCTGACCGAGGAGATCACCTCCGGCCGGGTCGGGCAGGTGCTGGAGCTCGCGGCCGGCATGTCGCCGCGCGGGCGGTCGTTCGCCACCCGTTTCGGGGACCGGATCACCTACGTCGAGGCCGATCTGCCGGGCATGGCCGAGCGCAAGCGCCGGACCCTGGCCCGGATGGGCCCGTCGGCCGGCCGGCACCTCGTGGAGGCGGTGGACGTGCTGGAGGAGAGCGGGCCGCTGAGCCTGGCGGAGCTGTCCGGGCGGCTCGACCCGGAGCGGGGTCTGGCGGTGATCACCGAGGGGCTGCTGAGCTATCTGGAGCCCGCCGCCCTCACCACGCTGTGGACGCGGATCGCTCAGCTCACGGGCCGCTTCCCGCACGGTGTCTATCTGTCGGACCTGCATCTGGGGCAGGAGAACAGCGGGCCGCTGGAGTCCGCCACGAAGCGGGTGATCTCCACCGTGGTCCGCGGGCGCCTGCACTTCCCGTACACCGCCGCCACCGACGCCGAGGCGGCGCTGCGGGGGGCGGGCTTCGCCACGGCGACGCTCCACCGGCCCGCCGAGTTCCGCGACATCCTGCCCGGCGTCGACGGTCCCGGCGCCGACCGCGTCCGGATCATCGAGGCCCGTGCCCCGAAGCCGTGA